The Paenibacillus sp. FSL R7-0345 DNA segment AGCCGGAATCAAGCAAGGGATTCACGGCGGATTGCAGCACCTCAAGCTTCCATTCCTCGGGTACTTCTTCAACAGGACAGTGCAGACTAATAAGATCCCTGCACCATTGCTCCAGCATAGTCCTGACCAGACTTCCGTCGGTCCGGCTTAACAGAACTTCTTCCCGGTCCCGGTAGATCAGCTTCTGCTGCCGGTTTATTACATCATCATACTGAATGACATGCAGCAGCGTGTCATAATGGATTCCTTCAACTATATGCTGTGCGGATTCAATGCTCAGGCTGACGAGCCTGCCTTCAAGCGGACTGTTTTCATCATGGCCCAATTTCAGCATTTTGCGGCTAAGCGAATCCGAACCGAAGCGCTGGAACAGAGAATCCTCCAGCGACAGGAAGAAACGGCTGGAGCCCGGGTCTCCCTGCCGGCCTGAACGTCCCCGCAGCTGGTAATCGATCCGACGGCTCTCATGCCGCTCTGTTCCGATGACATGTAATCCGCCGGCATCGGCGGAGCCTTCCCCAAGCTGAATATCGGTACCTCTGCCCGCCATATTAGTAGCGATCGTAACCGCACCCTTCCGGCCTGCCCCGGCAATGATTTCGGCTTCCTCAGCATGCCGGCGGGCATTCAGCACCCGGTGCGGAATGCCCGCCTCCTGCAGAAGCGCCGATAATTTTTCCGATCTCTCGATAGAGACGGTTCCGATCAGGACAGGCTGGCCGTTGGCATGCCGTTCAAGTACCTCGGAGAGGATTGCACTGTTCTTGGCAGCTTCGGTCAGATAGACAAAATCCTCCAGGTCAGTGCGGATGCAGGGCAGACGGGTCGGAATCCGGACGACATGCAGCCCGTAGACCTGACGGAATTCATTATGCTCTGTAACGGCAGTTCCGGTCATTCCGGCAAGCCTCGGATATCCGGCAAAATAATGCTGGAGGGTCATCGCTGCCCTGGTAACCATCTCCGTGCCGACATGCAGCCCTTCCTTTTCTTCGATCGCCTGATGGAGACCGTCACTGTATCTGCGGCCGGGCATCAGGCGCCCGGTATTAGGGTCTATAAGCTGAATAGTATTATCCTTGACGATATATTCGATATCACGTCTGATAAGGTGATGGGCTCTGAGTGCCTGAATGAGATGGTGGTGAATCAGGGAATGCTCGGGATCAAACAGGTTATCGATCATGAATTCACGCTCGGTCTTCCGGACGCAGAGTTCGGTCAGGGTAAGGGTTCTAGCCTTCAGGTCAACGCTGAAATCAAAGCCTTCCTTAAGCGGTAGAATAAAGCGGTTCATCCGGTAGTACAGCATAGAAGGACGCTGTCCTCTGCCGGAGATAACCAGCGGGGTCCGGGCTTCATCAATGAGAATGGAGTCTACCTCATCAATCATTGCATAATAGAGCGGGCGCTGGATCAGCTGTTCGCTGTGCAGTGACAAGTGGTCGTGCAGATAATCGAAGCCGAATTCACTTGCAGTGCCGTAAGTGAGATCGCAGGCGTAAGCCCTGCGCTTTTGCTCCCGGCTCATGCCGTTCAGCGTACAGCCGACGGAAAGACCCAGGAACTGGTACACGGCCTGAAGCTGGGTGCTGTCCCGGACGGCCAGATACTCATTGGCTGTAACAATATGAACACCTTTGCCAGTCAGGGCATGAACATAGCCGGCCGGAATACTAGCTAAGGTCTTTCCTTCACCGGTCTTCATCTCCGCAATATCGCCTTCAAACAGAGCTGCACCTGCCAGAAGCTGCACATCATAGAGGGTGAGTTCCAGCACCCGGCAGACTGCTTCGCGCACAACAGCAAAGGCTTCTGGCAAAAGCTCGAACAGCGGCACGCCGTTATTAATCCGTGTGCGGAACACAGCGGTCCGGGCTCTAAGCCCGTCGTCACTAAGCGCCATAATCTCCGGAGCTATTCTATCCATACTTTCAATAATCCGGCTGAGCCTGTTTAACTCCCAATCCTTATGATTAAATATCTGCTGAACTTGTCGCAGCATCGCTGTTCCTCCTTAACGTGCCGGTTCATCGGCATCCTCATATTCCAGTTGCAATGCAGACATCCGGTACGGATCGGTATCATCTACGGCATTCCGTTCTTCCCGGCTAAGCTTGCGCAGCGTCAGGGACAGCCACATTTGGCTGGCTATACATACAGAGGAGTACACGCCTGTAATTAGACCCAGCGTCATTGCCAGGGAAAACAGCCGGATCGACTCACTGCCCCAGAACAGAATGGCCGCAGAGGCAAAGAGTACGCATAAAAATGTATTTACCGAGCGGAGCAATGTCTGGTTAATGCTTGTATTTACGATATGCTCCAGCTGCATACGGTCACGGGGGACACCGCCCTTCAGGTTCTCGCGGATCCGGTCGAAGATGACCACAGTATCATTGATGGAATAGCCGATAATAGTCAGCATTGCTGCGATAAACGGAAGATTGATTTCAAGCTGAAAGATAGAAAATATAGTGATTACAACGAACACATCATGGAGCAGGGCAATAATAGCGCCAAAGGCAAATCTTTTTTCAAAGCGCAGACCGACGTATACCAGTATAGCCAGACAGGAAAGTGCTACTGCCAGGCCGGCCTTCTTGGCGAACTCCCTGGCGATATCCGGATCAACGGTGTTCTCCTCAAGACTGGCTGTACCGCCTATCCGGGCTGTCAGAGCATTACCGATAATCGAGGCGTTTCCGCTGTCAGGCGGAAAGGTCTCATTAAAGCGCAGTGACACCCGGTCTGCAGCTTCTCCGCCGATGGTGACTACTGCAGGCTGAAACCCGGCTTCACGGATGATGCTCTCTGCCTGCGGCTGCGTGATACTTTGCGAGAGCTGAATATCAAGTGAGGTGCCTGCACGGAAATCGACGCCGTAATTCACCTGCTGAATCAGCAGGCTGGCGATGCCAATGACCGACAGCACACCGGAAAAGGCGTAGAACCATTTGCGCGATCCTGTAAAATTAAAGCTCCGGTGAGAGGCTGTAACCTCATGTGCTTCATGCGCACCGAATGTATGGATTTCAGACGGCTTCACACTGTACCATCTGCTGTTTTGCAGCCGGCCGGAGCGGCCAAGCTGGCGGAGCAGCCACTGGGAGAAATACACATTGGTAAGGATGCTCAGCACAATGCTCAGAATCATGGTTACAGCAAATCCTTTAATGGCTCCCGAGCCGAGTGAGAACATACAGATGGCAGAGATCAGTGCCGTTACATTGGAGTCCATAATGGTCCTGAAGGAATGGCGGGAGCCGGCTGTAAGCGCGGACGGGAGGCTTTTGCCGGTACGGAGCTCCTCCTTAATCCGCTCATAGGTAATGATGTTAGCGTCAACGGCCATCCCGACGCCGAGCACAAAGGCGGCTATGCCCGGGAGGGTCATGACCGCCTGGACCAGATTGAAGCAGATCAGCAGCATCCAGCCGTAGGTGATCAGGGTGAAGGAAGCGATCAATCCGGGCAGCCGGTAAAAGATCAGCATAAACAGCAGCACCACAATGGAGCCGATTGCTGCAGCCCGCAGTGTTTGTGTTAAGGCCTCCTGCCCGAGAGAGGCACCGATGGTCTGGTTGAGCTTCTCATTCAGCTTCAGAGGCAGTGCCCCCATATTAATGATGTCTGCAAGCTCAGAAGCTTCTTTCTGTGAGAAAGCGCCGACAATCCGCATTTGTCCGTTCGTCATGACCGCCTGGACGAACGGATCCGTAAGCAGCTCCCCGTCCAGTTCAAACCGGATTTGCCGGTTCAGCAGGCGGGTTGACATTTCCTTGAGCTTATCCGGGTTTTTCAGTGTGACGAGGACACCCGGATGGCCTAATTCATCGCGTACTGCCAGCGTTTCCCCCTCGACAAAGTCATCTCCGCGAAGCTCAAGTGAACCGTCTGGACCAACTACCGTCAGTTCGGCCGGTTTGCCGAGCAGCTCTCTGATATGCTGCTCGTCAGTTACACCCGGAAGGCGGACGCGTATCCGGTTCGTGCCCTCTGTCCAGATTTCAGGCTCGGAGGTACCGAGTGCGTTAACTCTTTTTTCCAGACTGGCGGCTGTCTGCCGGAGACTCTCTGGCGTAATTACACCACCGGGCTTAAGCGGCTGAGCTTCATACAGCACCTCGAACCCGCCCTTCAGGTCAAGCCCGAGCCGGACCTCCTCCAGAACCCGGGGAATGGTTGCTGCTATAATAGTACAAAGAATGATTACCGTTGCTGTAAAAGCAAATATCCGTTTGCGGTTTATCGTCACGCTGCAGGTTCCTCCCGTATAAAGCCATAAAGCCGTTTCCGGCTGCGATCCTTCAAATTTTATTGTTTTGCTGCTATAGTAAAGGCTGTCTGGATGATCATTCATAACAAAAGAAATGAAGGTGGTTTCTTGAGCAGCGCCAAACCGCGTCTTACCCTTTCCATGGTTGTCCGCAATGAACAGGGACGATACCTCAGGCATGCCCTGGAACGCCATAGGCATTATATCAGTGATGCCGTTATTATTGATGACGGCAGTACAGACGGAACCCCGGAGCTATGCCTGGAAATGCTTCAGGGAATAGAAGTCAAACTGATCCGGAATCAGGCCTCACGGTTCAGCAATGAAATTGAACTGCGCCGCCAGCAATGGGAGGAGACCGTTGCCGTTAAGCCGGACTGGATCCTGAATCTGGATGCGGATGAGTGGTTTGAGGATGCCTTTGACGGGCAGGTGGAATCTCTTATATCCAGGGACGGCGTATATCTGTATTCCTTCCGCCTTTATGATTTTTGGACTATGTCAGCCTACAGGGATGATGCGTACTGGCAGGCACACCATTATTACCGTCCGTTCCTGCTCCGTTATGAGCCGGGCTACCAATATACTTGGCGTGAAACCAGTCAGCACTGCGGACGTTTTCCCGAAAATATATATGGGCTTCACAATGAAATATCCGGGCTCCGTCTGAAGCATCTGGGCTGGGCCAGGGCAGAGGACCGTGTCAGCAAGCACCGGCGCTACATGGAGCTTGATCCGGATGGAATGAACGGCAGTCTTGCCCAGTATCACTCCATCCTCGATCCGGAGCCCCGGCTGGTGGAATGGGAAGACTGATTCTTCGTGCTGTCTATAAAAGGCTGTCTCCGGCTTAGAGCCGGAGACAGCCTTTTTGTTCTTTCCGGCCGTTCGGTCCTAGCCGGTTTCTTCGATGGCAGACCGCAGCTCAGCGCGGCCGAGCTTGTCCAGCAAAGCGCTGCGGTTATGAAGTAAAACCGGATGATCCGGATTATAAATAAGCCCTTGCTCGTTGTATTCGTATGCTGTCTGCCAGCTGCCGAGCCTGCTGTAACAGACGCATAGCTGAATGCAGGGCTTCCAGGTCCAGGCATCTTTACCAGTCAAGGTTTCCCAGTGATCCGGACGAGGTGCGGCGAGCGCCTGCTTGAGCCAGCGGATCGCTTCCTCCCAAGCCTGCTGATCCATCCATTTGGCGCCGAGTCTAAAGCTGAGCTCGGCCCGGCTGGAGCTGGCTGCAGCTTGGGTGAGCAGGTCGCGGCCCTTTTCTGTATCTCCGAGTCTGCCGTAACAGGCATCTAGCTCCAGCAGGGCGGTAACCTGTTCATCCTCGGTTCCCTGATTCTCCTTAAAAAACTGCTCAAGCCTCTGAGCTGCAGCCTCATCATACCCGTAGTGAATATATTCCAGGGCTATGTCAAGGTCCGAGGCTGCCGCTGGTGCCGTCTGGTTACAGGCTTCAAGAAACGCAGAACAGCCGGCCAGATCCGAGCTTCGGTAGATATGATAGGCAGGATAGGCCGTTTCAACAAACATCTGCAGCCCGAGTGCAGCAGCACGGACACAGAAATGGCGGTCCTCGCCCCAGTAGCCGAGATTGGGGATTTCCGCGAACCGCACGCCTTGCAGCAGTGCCTGCCGGCTTACGAGCGTGCAGGCTCCGAGGCCGCCGACCTCATACAAACCGGGCCGGCGCAGCTTCGCATAGAATTGCTGTACCTGACTCCGGCACTGCTGGGGCGATGGCTCCTCGCGCCTGATTAGCGGATGCTGGCCGTATTCACTGTGCAGCCATACCTGCGGCATCTCCATTGTATCTGTCTGCCACCGGGTCCAAAATATAGCCGATACAAGCTCCTTGCCGCTGTCCAGCAGTGCTATAAGCGTCTGCGGATGGAACAGCAAATCGGAATCGGCAAGAAAGACATGCGTATACTCTGCGTCGACGGCTGCCTGCAGAATCTGATCCTTCATCGCCGCGACCCTCCAGACAGCGGCCTCCGGCCAGCGGTGGCTGTCATCATCACGAAGGTAGGCAGCGGCTCCTTCCTCCGGGGGTGGAACGATTGTTACAGCTCCGCCCGCCCGTCTGGCGAACTGCCGCAGGAGTCTGGAGGAGGCCGGGTCTGTATTATCATCGACGAACATATAGTCCGCTTCCAGACCGGTTGTATCCAGCCTGCCAAGGGAATGCAGAAACAGGCTGAGAATTTCCGGCTTTTGCCGTACAGGGCTTGCAATTAGCAATCGCGGGCTGCTCATAGTGGTAGTCCTCTCCTGGAAGATGATGATCAATAGTGTGATTTATCATAGATAATATAATGTTTAATGATTATCAAAGATAATTTCTAATAGAGAGGAAGTCTCTTTTTGGACAAATTATACATTATTTAAGCTGTGTGTTTATGCTGTAACTGTTTCTATTATATAAGGGTTCACCTATTTGACACAATCAAAAATGATAGAGGAGGAGGTTTGCGGACAGCCGGAATGTACTTCTGCCGGCCGGGGAAATGTATCGGACAGAGTAAGCGCCATGGTCTATTTTTTCAAACAGATAGATATTCATCCCAAACTGGTCTAGAATAACATGTTGTAAGCACTACTGCTTGTTACATAAGGGCAGGATAAAGAGGATGCTGAGAGGAGAAGTGTGGAATGAAGTACCGCAGATTGGGCGGATCAGGGCTGAAGGTTAGTGAGATCAGTCTGGGAAGCTGGTTGACGTACGGCGGATATGTGGAACGGGAAAACGCTGTTAAAGCGATTGAAACCGCTTACGGTTCGGGTGTGAATTTTTTTGATACAGCCAATGTGTATGAAAAGGGTGCGGCCGAGAAGCTGCTGGGCGAGACCCTGCGCGGATTTCCCCGCGAATCCTATGTCCTGGCCACTAAAGTCTATGGCGTTATGGGAGACGGCCCGAATGACCGGGGACTCTCACGCAAGCATATTACGGAGCAGTGCCATGCCAGCCTGAAGCGGCTGGGCGCGGAGTACGTGGACATTATGTACTGCCACCGTTATGATCCGGAGACGCCTATTGAGGAGACCCTGCGCACACTGGATGATCTGGTCCGTCAGGGCAAGGTGCTCTACGTTGGCGTAAGCGAGTGGACGGCTGCCCAGATGACAGAGGCGCTGGCAGTTGCTGACCGGTATCTGCTGGACCGGATTGTGGTCAATCAGCCTATCTATAATATGTTCGAACGTTATATAGAAAAAGAGGTTATTCCGCTCGGTGAGCGCAAAGGGATCGGACAGGTTGTCTTCTCGCCGCTGGCCCAGGGCCTGCTGACCGGCAAATACAGCTCGGCAGGGGAGATTCCTGAAGGCAGCCGGGCCGCGAAGCTGGAGTGGATGCGTAAAGGGGTTACGGAAGAGAAAATTGCCAAGGTGCAGGAGCTGGGCAAAATCGCAGCAGAGCTGGATATTTCTGTCGGAAATCTGGCCCTCGCCTGGATTCTGCGCCAGTCTAATGTAGCAAGCGCCCTTGTCGGCGCAAGCCGGCCGGAGCAGGTAGAGGAGAATGTGAAGGCTTCAGGTGTCGAACTGGGCGATGAGGTCTTGTCACGTATTGCCGAAATTATGGACTAAAGAGAGGAGCAGATACAGATGAAGGTACTTTTTATCGGAGGCACAGGGTTAATCAGCCAGGCCGTATCGGGGCTTGCAGTCGAACAGGGGATTGAGCTGTATCTGTTTAACCGCGGGGAACGCAGTGAATTCGTGCCTGACGGGGCAGAGGTTATCCGCGGAGATATCCGTGATGCGGCAGGTGCCGCGGAAGCGCTGAAGGGCTATGAATTTGATGCTGTTGTAGACTGGATCGCATTCACACCGGAGCATGTGCAGACAGATATTGAGCTGTTCAACGGCAAGACGAAGCAGTATATCTTCATCAGCTCTGCCTCTGCCTATCAGAAGCCGCAGCGCAGTTACCTCATTACAGAAGAAACGCCGCTGGCCAATCCTTACTGGCAATATTCCCGTGACAAAATAGCCTGCGAAGAGCTGCTGCTGGAAGCACACCGTACCAGCGCCTTCCCGGTGACAATTGTCCGCCCTTCTCATACTTATGGAGTTACGGCGATCCCGGCGGCACTGACCAGCTGGCAGCATCCCTGGTCGCTGGTGGAACGCATCCGCAAAGGCCAGCCGCTGGTCATCCATGGTGACGGGACCTCACTCTGGACGCTGACGCACAATACTGACTTCGCCAAGGGCTTCATCGGTCTGCTGGGGAATTCCGAAGCTATCGGGGAGGCCATCCATATCACCTCCGACGAGTCGCTGAACTGGAACCAGATTTATGCGGCGATCGGTGAGGCGGCGGGAAGAGAACCCAAGGTGGTGCACATTTCCACCGATTTCATCGCCGCCCATACACCGGCGGGCACAGCAGACGGACTGATTGGCGACCAGGCGGTGAGCAGCGTATTCGACAACAGCAAGCTCAAGCGGCTGGTGCCGGAGTTCAGCGCAACGGTTTCTTTTGCCGAGGGGATCAGACAGTCTGTTAAATGGTTCGAAGCCCGGCCGCAGCTCTGCACCGTGGATACGGAATGGTCAAAAATGCTGGACATGCTGATCAGCCGGCATGGCGTTGATGCCAAGCTGCTCTCTTACTACGTGTAACACGGATATGGCATGATTCAGGGAATGGTGAATATACTCTCACTACCTACCGAAACCCGTGAAAAAGGAGTCCTGGTCATGCCGACACATCCTTATGTATCCCGTTTTTTTGTCCATTCCGATGCCCGCCGCGACAAGCTGATTTATGACTTGCCGGAGTCCTGGTGGAGCCGGCCTTATGAATATGAATGGTGTACCAACTTTGTCTCACCCCATGATGTGGTGCTGGATGCCGCCTGCGGTATATCCCATCCGCTCAAGTTCTATCTCGCCGGCTTCAGTGACGAGGTACATGCCTGCGATATTGATGCCCGGATTTTGTCAAAGGAAGCCATCATCCGGGAGATCGCTGACGATATCGGAGTGGAGGCAGCCCGGCAGGTTGTGGCCAGACGGACAGAGAGCCTGCATCTCGCCCAGGCGGATCTCACCTCGCTGCCTTATGCGGATGAGAGCTTTGATACGATTTTTTGCATATCGGTGCTGGAGCATTTGTCGCTGAATGAAGCTGTTCTTGCCGTCCGGGAATTTCACAGAACCCTGAACGGGGAGGGGCTGCTGGTGCTGACCTTCGATTATCCGACCGTTAATCTGCCGGTGATGAACGACGTGCTGCTGCAGGCGGGCTTCCAGTATTGGGGGGAGACGGATTTCAATCTGCCGGAGGATGCACTGCGGACAGAGCAGTGGGGCGGACTGAACTGCTTCCGGGCAGTGCTGAAGAAAGCGCAAAGCTAGCCGGGACTTTTTACTCTTTTAGATAATGGAAGCTATCCGTTATAGTTGATAATATCTTATCAGAAGGAGTAACCGGAGTGCGCAGAGCTGCCATACTTTTCTTATTATTCTTTCTGCTGGTCCCTGCCCCGGCGGTTTTGGGCGGACCGTCCACGGCGCAGCCGGCAGACCGCATTACCCTGACTTTTGCCGGTGACATTCTGCTGGACGGCTTTGTGGGGGAGCAGATCGCCAGGTACGGGGTGAATTTTCCGTTTGCCAAGGTAGCACCTGTCCTGCGCAAGGCCGACCTGGCCTTCGCCAATCTGGAGACACCGGTATCGGTGCGCGGGCAGGCGGCCGAGAAGATGTTTGCCTTCCGCTCAAAGCCCGAGACGCTTGGCGGATTAAGCTATGCCGGCATTGACGGCGTGACGCTGGCCAACAATCATATCCTCGATTACGGGCAGAATGCGATGCTGGATACACTGATTCACCTGGATAAATACAAGATCGGCCACACCGGGGCCGGCAGCAATATCGACCAGGCCTTTAAGCCGTACGTCAAAACAGTCAAAGGCAAGCGGATTGCCGTGCTTGGAGCAAGCCGGGTGCTGTCCGGGCCTTCCTGGTATGCGGGGAAGGCTGCGCCGGGCGCTGCCTCAGCCTACACGGCGCAGCCGCTGCTGAGTGCCATTAAAAAGTCTGCCAAGGACAACGACTACACGGTCGTCTATCTGCACTGGAATGAGGAGTTCGAGGACTATCCCGAGAAGTATGCCCGGACGCTGGCGAAGCAGATGATCGACAGCGGCGCGGACATCATTCTGGGTGCGCACAGCCATTGCCTGATGGGGATCGAGTACTACAAGCACAAGCCGATCTACTACTCGCTGGGTAACTTTGTGTTCAACAAATCCACGCGCGGCGGAGAGAAGACGGTGCATACGATGCTGGCTGACTTCACCATTACGAAGACGGGGATTACGAGCAAGATTACGCCGGTCAAAATCATTGGCGGACAGCCGAATTTTATGGGGGCTGCCTATAATAAGGAAACGATTAAGCGGCTGAACCAGCTGTCGTTCAATGCGAAGATTGCTGCGGACGGCGCGGTTAGTGAGAAGCTGTAAAGGGATGAGGCCCTGTACGTTCCCGGCAACCAGTTGGATTTTCGCTACTTAATTCTCTGAATCTCCTAAATAGGTAGCGATTAGGTGGAAAAATGCAGCTTATTTCGGGTCATAATCCACGTTGGGAGCAGAACCGGCAATAATTAAGTAACGTTTTTCCACTTAGTCTACGCTTAGAGGCGTTCTGCACGGAATTAGGTGACATTTTTCCACTTAGTTTAATCAGCGACTCGCTATGGCGCAGCCTAAGGTACAAAATGCACTCATCAGGATGTTCAGCCATCTGGTTTTCTGCATACAAACACAGCAAGCACAGCAAACACCCCACAGCCATCGCGGCTATGGGGTGTTTTTGTGTCAATCATGCGCTATTGGAGTGTTGTGCTGTATCAATCATGCGGCATAAGGTATTTCACTGTGTCCATTACACTGAACTCTTACAGCCAACCAAACCGGTCAGCCCTTAACCGCTCCGGCAACAACGCCTTTGACGATATACTTTTGCAGGAAGATGAATACGATGATGGACGGCAGTACGGCCATTACCATGGCTGTCATCGCATACTGCCAGTCGGAGGTGTACTGTCCAACGAAGGTGTACGCGGCCAGGGTCAGTGTCTTGGTATCCGGTGAGCCGTTGACCATCAGGAGCGGGAGCAGGAAGTCGTTCCAGATCCACATCACGTCGATGATGACGATGGTAGTTGTTACCGATTTCAACAGCGGGAAGATGACACTGAAGAACAGGCGGAAGCCGGAAGCCCCGTCGATCGTGGCGCTTTCGTCGATTTCCAGCGGAATCCCTTTAACAAAGCCGTGATAGATGAATACGGCCAGCGGTGCGCCGAAGCCCCAGTAGAGCAGGCCAAGTCCCCAGGTGCTTTCGGACAGGTTCAGGTTTTTGGCCGTCTGCAGCACGGTCAGCATGATCGACTGGAACGGAATCAGCATCGGCATAATGCAGAGGAAATAGATGA contains these protein-coding regions:
- a CDS encoding class I SAM-dependent methyltransferase, which codes for MPTHPYVSRFFVHSDARRDKLIYDLPESWWSRPYEYEWCTNFVSPHDVVLDAACGISHPLKFYLAGFSDEVHACDIDARILSKEAIIREIADDIGVEAARQVVARRTESLHLAQADLTSLPYADESFDTIFCISVLEHLSLNEAVLAVREFHRTLNGEGLLVLTFDYPTVNLPVMNDVLLQAGFQYWGETDFNLPEDALRTEQWGGLNCFRAVLKKAQS
- a CDS encoding carbohydrate ABC transporter permease encodes the protein MKTNNKSGKVILEIVLVLLSLLFLYPLFLTIINSFKSFSEVMTDVIALPQKLTFANYSYVWEFINYPRLFLNNFIITGVGLLGIVFVSSIAAYKLARTKTKWSGVIYFLCIMPMLIPFQSIMLTVLQTAKNLNLSESTWGLGLLYWGFGAPLAVFIYHGFVKGIPLEIDESATIDGASGFRLFFSVIFPLLKSVTTTIVIIDVMWIWNDFLLPLLMVNGSPDTKTLTLAAYTFVGQYTSDWQYAMTAMVMAVLPSIIVFIFLQKYIVKGVVAGAVKG
- a CDS encoding CapA family protein, translating into MRRAAILFLLFFLLVPAPAVLGGPSTAQPADRITLTFAGDILLDGFVGEQIARYGVNFPFAKVAPVLRKADLAFANLETPVSVRGQAAEKMFAFRSKPETLGGLSYAGIDGVTLANNHILDYGQNAMLDTLIHLDKYKIGHTGAGSNIDQAFKPYVKTVKGKRIAVLGASRVLSGPSWYAGKAAPGAASAYTAQPLLSAIKKSAKDNDYTVVYLHWNEEFEDYPEKYARTLAKQMIDSGADIILGAHSHCLMGIEYYKHKPIYYSLGNFVFNKSTRGGEKTVHTMLADFTITKTGITSKITPVKIIGGQPNFMGAAYNKETIKRLNQLSFNAKIAADGAVSEKL
- a CDS encoding SDR family oxidoreductase, with amino-acid sequence MKVLFIGGTGLISQAVSGLAVEQGIELYLFNRGERSEFVPDGAEVIRGDIRDAAGAAEALKGYEFDAVVDWIAFTPEHVQTDIELFNGKTKQYIFISSASAYQKPQRSYLITEETPLANPYWQYSRDKIACEELLLEAHRTSAFPVTIVRPSHTYGVTAIPAALTSWQHPWSLVERIRKGQPLVIHGDGTSLWTLTHNTDFAKGFIGLLGNSEAIGEAIHITSDESLNWNQIYAAIGEAAGREPKVVHISTDFIAAHTPAGTADGLIGDQAVSSVFDNSKLKRLVPEFSATVSFAEGIRQSVKWFEARPQLCTVDTEWSKMLDMLISRHGVDAKLLSYYV
- a CDS encoding glycosyltransferase; amino-acid sequence: MSSAKPRLTLSMVVRNEQGRYLRHALERHRHYISDAVIIDDGSTDGTPELCLEMLQGIEVKLIRNQASRFSNEIELRRQQWEETVAVKPDWILNLDADEWFEDAFDGQVESLISRDGVYLYSFRLYDFWTMSAYRDDAYWQAHHYYRPFLLRYEPGYQYTWRETSQHCGRFPENIYGLHNEISGLRLKHLGWARAEDRVSKHRRYMELDPDGMNGSLAQYHSILDPEPRLVEWED
- the secD gene encoding protein translocase subunit SecD — its product is MTINRKRIFAFTATVIILCTIIAATIPRVLEEVRLGLDLKGGFEVLYEAQPLKPGGVITPESLRQTAASLEKRVNALGTSEPEIWTEGTNRIRVRLPGVTDEQHIRELLGKPAELTVVGPDGSLELRGDDFVEGETLAVRDELGHPGVLVTLKNPDKLKEMSTRLLNRQIRFELDGELLTDPFVQAVMTNGQMRIVGAFSQKEASELADIINMGALPLKLNEKLNQTIGASLGQEALTQTLRAAAIGSIVVLLFMLIFYRLPGLIASFTLITYGWMLLICFNLVQAVMTLPGIAAFVLGVGMAVDANIITYERIKEELRTGKSLPSALTAGSRHSFRTIMDSNVTALISAICMFSLGSGAIKGFAVTMILSIVLSILTNVYFSQWLLRQLGRSGRLQNSRWYSVKPSEIHTFGAHEAHEVTASHRSFNFTGSRKWFYAFSGVLSVIGIASLLIQQVNYGVDFRAGTSLDIQLSQSITQPQAESIIREAGFQPAVVTIGGEAADRVSLRFNETFPPDSGNASIIGNALTARIGGTASLEENTVDPDIAREFAKKAGLAVALSCLAILVYVGLRFEKRFAFGAIIALLHDVFVVITIFSIFQLEINLPFIAAMLTIIGYSINDTVVIFDRIRENLKGGVPRDRMQLEHIVNTSINQTLLRSVNTFLCVLFASAAILFWGSESIRLFSLAMTLGLITGVYSSVCIASQMWLSLTLRKLSREERNAVDDTDPYRMSALQLEYEDADEPAR
- the secA gene encoding preprotein translocase subunit SecA — its product is MLRQVQQIFNHKDWELNRLSRIIESMDRIAPEIMALSDDGLRARTAVFRTRINNGVPLFELLPEAFAVVREAVCRVLELTLYDVQLLAGAALFEGDIAEMKTGEGKTLASIPAGYVHALTGKGVHIVTANEYLAVRDSTQLQAVYQFLGLSVGCTLNGMSREQKRRAYACDLTYGTASEFGFDYLHDHLSLHSEQLIQRPLYYAMIDEVDSILIDEARTPLVISGRGQRPSMLYYRMNRFILPLKEGFDFSVDLKARTLTLTELCVRKTEREFMIDNLFDPEHSLIHHHLIQALRAHHLIRRDIEYIVKDNTIQLIDPNTGRLMPGRRYSDGLHQAIEEKEGLHVGTEMVTRAAMTLQHYFAGYPRLAGMTGTAVTEHNEFRQVYGLHVVRIPTRLPCIRTDLEDFVYLTEAAKNSAILSEVLERHANGQPVLIGTVSIERSEKLSALLQEAGIPHRVLNARRHAEEAEIIAGAGRKGAVTIATNMAGRGTDIQLGEGSADAGGLHVIGTERHESRRIDYQLRGRSGRQGDPGSSRFFLSLEDSLFQRFGSDSLSRKMLKLGHDENSPLEGRLVSLSIESAQHIVEGIHYDTLLHVIQYDDVINRQQKLIYRDREEVLLSRTDGSLVRTMLEQWCRDLISLHCPVEEVPEEWKLEVLQSAVNPLLDSGLQVDTTDLRGMDQPQLQSCLTERLSEAYRRKEAAVGSFAMRNLEKFIILSQVDRNWMEHLDAMDQLREGIHLRAYSGNDPFQEYQYEGHEMFLAMIRNIGEAVCRELLQVKISPALHSGTEG
- a CDS encoding aldo/keto reductase family protein, with translation MKYRRLGGSGLKVSEISLGSWLTYGGYVERENAVKAIETAYGSGVNFFDTANVYEKGAAEKLLGETLRGFPRESYVLATKVYGVMGDGPNDRGLSRKHITEQCHASLKRLGAEYVDIMYCHRYDPETPIEETLRTLDDLVRQGKVLYVGVSEWTAAQMTEALAVADRYLLDRIVVNQPIYNMFERYIEKEVIPLGERKGIGQVVFSPLAQGLLTGKYSSAGEIPEGSRAAKLEWMRKGVTEEKIAKVQELGKIAAELDISVGNLALAWILRQSNVASALVGASRPEQVEENVKASGVELGDEVLSRIAEIMD
- a CDS encoding tetratricopeptide repeat protein, producing the protein MSSPRLLIASPVRQKPEILSLFLHSLGRLDTTGLEADYMFVDDNTDPASSRLLRQFARRAGGAVTIVPPPEEGAAAYLRDDDSHRWPEAAVWRVAAMKDQILQAAVDAEYTHVFLADSDLLFHPQTLIALLDSGKELVSAIFWTRWQTDTMEMPQVWLHSEYGQHPLIRREEPSPQQCRSQVQQFYAKLRRPGLYEVGGLGACTLVSRQALLQGVRFAEIPNLGYWGEDRHFCVRAAALGLQMFVETAYPAYHIYRSSDLAGCSAFLEACNQTAPAAASDLDIALEYIHYGYDEAAAQRLEQFFKENQGTEDEQVTALLELDACYGRLGDTEKGRDLLTQAAASSSRAELSFRLGAKWMDQQAWEEAIRWLKQALAAPRPDHWETLTGKDAWTWKPCIQLCVCYSRLGSWQTAYEYNEQGLIYNPDHPVLLHNRSALLDKLGRAELRSAIEETG